A portion of the Ptiloglossa arizonensis isolate GNS036 chromosome 11, iyPtiAriz1_principal, whole genome shotgun sequence genome contains these proteins:
- the LOC143152957 gene encoding uncharacterized protein LOC143152957, whose translation MRFIVLGLALFCAVAYAAAQELEYEDVPEFYIPSRSRREADPQGSIVVRGQKPLSGPDRRPSLDVDYSHRVFDRNGATGNAYGGLNIRPGQPPQPHLGFQAERNFNNGAFIKGFGQVQRGPGGGPSPSFGIGTGMRWRRDVEEVEKEEEASTRPKREADPQGSIVVHGQKPLSGPDRRPSLDVDYSHRVFDRNGATGNAYGGLNIRPGQPPQPHLGFQAERNFNNGAFIKGFGQVQRGPGGGPSPSFGIGTGMRWRRDVEEVEEEEEEALSRPKREADPQGSIVVHGQKPLSGPDRRPSLDVDYSHRVFDRNGATGNAYGGLNIRPGQPPQPHLGFQAERNFNNGAFIKGFGQVQRGPGGGPSPSFGIGTGMRWRRDVEEVEEEEEEALSRSKREDDRRGSVTIHAEKPMSGPDRRPSYDVDFNRRVFDREGLTGDVFGGFQKRPDQRFEPHVGIQAERNFRNGAFIRGFGQVERGRGGNPSPSFGIGTGMRWRRDVEEVEEEEEEALSRSKREDDRRGSVTIHAEKPMSGPDRRPSYDVDFNRRVFDREGLTGDVFGGFQKRPDQRFEPHVGIQAERNFRNGAFIRGFGQVERGRGGNPSPSFGIGTGMRW comes from the exons ATGAGGTTCATCGTTCTTGGACTGGCTCTCTTCTGCGCAGTCGCATACGCTGCTGCTCAAGAACTCGAATACGAGGATGTACCAGAATTCTAC ATCCCAAGCCGTTCTCGACGCGAGGCCGATCCTCAAGGATCGATCGTCGTCCGTGGACAGAAACCACTGAGCGGTCCAGACCGACGCCCATCCTTAGACGTCGACTACAGCCATCGAGTTTTCGATAGGAACGGTGCAACAGGTAACGCATACGGTGGACTCAACATTCGTCCAGGACAGCCACCACAGCCTCACTTGGGCTTCCAAGCCGAACGTAATTTCAACAATGGAGCTTTTATCAAAGGATTCGGTCAGGTGCAACGCGGACCTGGCGGTGGTCCCTCTCCGAGTTTCGGAATAGGCACAGGAATGAGATGGCGACGCGACGTTGAGGAagtggagaaggaggaggaagcTTCAACCCGCCCCAAACGTGAGGCTGATCCTCAAGGATCGATCGTCGTCCATGGACAGAAACCACTGAGCGGTCCAGACCGACGCCCATCCTTAGACGTCGACTACAGCCATCGAGTTTTCGATAGGAACGGTGCAACAGGTAACGCATACGGTGGACTCAACATTCGTCCAGGACAGCCACCACAGCCTCACTTGGGCTTCCAAGCCGAACGTAATTTCAACAATGGAGCTTTTATCAAAGGATTCGGTCAGGTGCAACGCGGACCTGGCGGTGGTCCCTCTCCGAGTTTCGGAATAGGCACAGGAATGAGATGGCGACGCGACGTTGAGgaagtggaggaggaggaggaggaagcttTGAGCCGCCCCAAACGTGAGGCTGATCCTCAAGGATCGATCGTCGTCCATGGACAGAAACCACTGAGCGGTCCAGACCGACGCCCATCCTTAGACGTCGACTACAGCCATCGAGTTTTCGATAGGAACGGTGCAACAGGTAACGCATACGGTGGACTCAACATTCGTCCAGGACAGCCACCACAGCCTCACTTGGGCTTCCAAGCCGAACGTAATTTCAACAATGGAGCTTTTATCAAAGGATTCGGTCAGGTGCAACGCGGACCTGGCGGTGGTCCCTCTCCGAGTTTCGGAATAGGCACAGGAATGAGATGGCGACGCGACGTTGAGgaagtggaggaggaggaggaggaagcttTGAGCCGCTCCAAACGAGAGGACGATCGTCGAGGATCGGTCACCATCCATGCAGAGAAACCAATGAGCGGTCCAGACCGACGCCCATCCTACGACGTCGACTTCAACCGTCGAGTGTTCGATAGGGAGGGTTTAACAGGCGACGTGTTCGGTGGATTCCAAAAAAGGCCAGACCAACGTTTTGAGCCTCACGTGGGCATCCAAGCCGAACGTAATTTCAGAAATGGAGCTTTTATCAGAGGATTCGGTCAGGTAGAACGCGGACGTGGCGGTAATCCCTCTCCGAGTTTCGGAATAGGCACAGGAATGAGATGGCGACGCGACGTTGAGgaagtggaggaggaggaggaggaagcttTGAGCCGCTCCAAACGAGAGGACGATCGTCGAGGATCGGTCACCATCCATGCAGAGAAACCAATGAGCGGTCCAGACCGACGCCCATCCTACGACGTCGACTTTAACCGTCGAGTGTTCGATAGGGAGGGTTTAACAGGCGACGTGTTCGGTGGATTCCAAAAAAGGCCAGACCAACGTTTTGAGCCTCACGTGGGCATCCAAGCCGAACGTAATTTCAGAAATGGAGCTTTTATCAGAGGATTCGGTCAGGTAGAACGCGGACGTGGCGGTAATCCCTCTCCGAGTTTCGGAATAGGCACTGGAATGAGATGGTGA